TTTTACTGACAAGTTCAGAGAAGAAGCTCGCAAGCTAGTTCCATTTGTAGCGGCGCGTCGTGAGCCTGAAACAAGAGAAACCATTCCTCTTCGCAAATTGGAAATCGAGGCCGgcaaaaaaagctttgacCCGTTTTTACGATACTTACTAAACATAATTGATAAAGAAGGGGAAAGGCTTGAGCAATATATGGAATCTTCTTCATTGGACGCATCTATTTTAcctaaaaatttacaacaATGGCGTGTATATATTGAGCATAAAGCTCCTTGTTGGGCCATATTAGCAGTGGTTGATTTGGCAACTGTTTTGGAGATCCTAGAAAGCTTGTCCAGCTGGCTTGAAAAGGACGCAATTGATTTACAGGTTGGTAACAAGGATCTCATGCTACTTTGCTGGTGTATTTTTGTTCATTCTAAAATTTGCTAACATTTTTCTAGAGTCAATggattttttgcttttgttaTAAACTTCCTGAGCTTTTGAATGGAGAAGATATATCGACCCTACGTTCAGTACTCAAGTCTTTACGAAGTACGCATACTTCTTTTCCTGCTCTGCAGATGTCAGCATCTGCCCTTCAAGCAGTCTTAGTTTATCGATATGGACAAAAAGATCTCTTTCAAACATAGAGTCTATAAATCTTGgtcgaaaaaaatttaggtACACATGTTCATATAGCATACGTTTGTTTATagggaaaaaattaaaattgatagcttgttttaaatatgtttttagGATATTATTCCATTAAATAACtgtttaaaatttcagtttttatttgcaaatttACAGTAAGTACTCAAACTACAAAGATTCTAATGGATCTAGTTCAGTCCTTTCCTTGCTTCAACGCACTTGTCTAAGGAGC
This portion of the Schizosaccharomyces pombe strain 972h- genome assembly, chromosome: I genome encodes:
- the yip12 gene encoding SMN complex subunit Yip12/Gem2, which translates into the protein MPSKRKRNPLQYQTSGSLDEETNQRSAFPQIDNNSASESLEYDIPLDGLDYLATVREEARKLVPFVAARREPETRETIPLRKLEIEAGKKSFDPFLRYLLNIIDKEGERLEQYMESSSLDASILPKNLQQWRVYIEHKAPCWAILAVVDLATVLEILESLSSWLEKDAIDLQSQWIFCFCYKLPELLNGEDISTLRSVLKSLRSTHTSFPALQMSASALQAVLVYRYGQKDLFQT